Below is a window of Aerococcus viridans DNA.
GCGTTCTTCAACTAAGGCTTCATCGTTGTATAATTCACGTGCTTTAGAACCTTCTTTAAGGGCACATGGGTATAAACCTAAACGTTGTGTCCCACCTAAGTTTTCTAGTCCTGATTGTGTTGTCATCAAGTCGATTACTGGGTGTTCAGTGTTTGGATTGATTTCTGTAGAGTTCGCATCAGTATAACCTAATACGTTACGGGCAAACTCAATAGAAGCCACTTGTAGCCCTAAACAAATCCCTTGGAATGGTACATTGTTTTCACGTGCATATTTGATGGCTTGGATTTTACCTTCAATACCACGGTTACCGAAACCACCTGGCACTAAGATACCGTCAGCATCGCCAAGGATCTCTTGTACGTTTTCCGCTGTGATGGTTTCAGAGTCGATCCAATCGATGTCGATTTCTGCGTCATGGGCATAGCCGGCGTGACGTAATGATTCTGCTACTGATAGGTAAGCGTCTTGAAGCGATACGTATTTACCTACTAAAGCAATTTTTACTTTCTTAGATAGGTTTAGTACACGATTTTCAAGGTTACGCCATTCACGCATATCAGCTTCTGGTGTTTCGTCTAGACCTAATACTTCACATACTTTATCGTCTAAACCTTCTTGTTGTAGACGCAATGGTAGTGTGTAGATTGTTTCTACATCACGGTTTTCGATAACGGCGTCTTCTTCAACGTCACAGAATTGTGCGATTTTTGCAGTCATACCGTCTGGTAGTGGATGCTCTGAACGTACAACTAAGATATTAGGTTGAATCCCCATACCACGTAATTCTTTCACCGAGTGTTGTGTAGGTTTTGTTTTCAATTCACCAGCCGCTGCGACATATGGTAGTAAAGTTGTGTGGATGTAGCAAACGTTGTCAGCACCAACTTGTGAACGCATTTGACGTAACGCTTCAACGAATGGTGTTGATTCAATATCCCCAACAGTACCACCAACCTCAGTAATCACGACATCAGCGCCTGTTGTATCACCTGCACGTAAGATTTTATCTTTGATTGAGTCAGTGATGTGTGGAATTACTTGGACAGTTGCCCCTAAGTAGTCCCCGCGACGTTCTTTGTTGATAACTTCTGAGTAAATTTTACCAGTTGTTACGTTTGAATATTGATTTAAGTTGATATCAATAAAACGTTCGTAGTGACCTAAGTCTAAGTCAGTTTCAGTTCCATCGTTTAATACAAATACTTCCCCGTGTTGATAAGGGCTCATAGTACCTGGGTCAACGTTAATGTATGGATCAAATTTTTGAATGGTTACTTTTAAACCTCTATTTTTTAATAAACGTCCTAAAGATGCTGCTACTAAACCTTTACCGATTGAAGAAACTACCCCACCGGTTACAAAAATATACTTTGTCATGATATCCTTCCTTTTTTAAAAATTTTTATGCTTACAATAAGAAGGGAGATGCGGATAACTATTTTTCTTAGGAAAAATAAAAAAATCCCCATCTTTCCTAAGAAAGACAGGGAGTAACGTGTTCATCTCACAATAGTTATGAAACTAAAGTGCCCAAATAGAATAATAATTCATTCACTTATTTGAGTCAAGGAAAAACAACATGTTTTTTTATAGAGGTTTAGAAATCTTTGCTAGAAGTCTTCTTCGTCTTCCTCATCATCATCTTCGTCAACTAAGCTAAGGTCGCCTTCAAGACCATCTTCAAGATCTTCTTCTTCCTCGTCGTCGCCTAATTCACCTAAATCAGAAGAGTAAGCTGAAATTTCGTCTTCTTCATCTTCTTCTTCGTCATCGTAATCTTCTTCGTCTTCAACGTAGTCCACATCTTCTGGGTCATCAGACGCGTAGTCGATTAAGTCTTCATCTTCAACAGAAGCCAATAGACTCTTGCTACCTTTGTGTTTAGCTTTGATATCGTCATCATCAATTGACGAAACAATTTCTTCATCGATTGAATCAACTGCATACCATTCACGTAAGCCCCAACGGTTGTCTCCTAAAGAGATAAAGCTACCGTCATAGTTCATTTCTGTGTAGAAATTCGCCATTTTACTTTCTAATTCATCTTGTGGCATATTCAAGAAATCTTGAATTTCAGCTAATAAATCATTGAACTCGAATACATTATTCGTTTCTACTAAAATTTGGTATGCGACTTCGACCATTGATAACTGTTCTTTGTTTTGACCAGCAAATCCTTTTAATTCCACTACTAGTTCATCCTTTCGCCTTATAACCAACGCACTTGTGATTAATCGTCTAGTATATCCATTATATATTACTACACATGGACCCTTGTTTGCAATTCGATTTGGTATTGACCAATCATTTCTTCTGATTGGTATAAGTTGTATGCCATCCGGGCATTAAAGGTATCCGCATCGTTTTGGTCTACATTAAGTAAATTTAATTGTCCTTGGAAAGTAATTGCTTGTGCATCTGTCACATGGTAGAGGATATCGGTTTTTTTACCTTTGACTAAATTCATTGTCGTTTCTGTACCGTTCACTTGACGACGGATG
It encodes the following:
- a CDS encoding CTP synthase gives rise to the protein MTKYIFVTGGVVSSIGKGLVAASLGRLLKNRGLKVTIQKFDPYINVDPGTMSPYQHGEVFVLNDGTETDLDLGHYERFIDINLNQYSNVTTGKIYSEVINKERRGDYLGATVQVIPHITDSIKDKILRAGDTTGADVVITEVGGTVGDIESTPFVEALRQMRSQVGADNVCYIHTTLLPYVAAAGELKTKPTQHSVKELRGMGIQPNILVVRSEHPLPDGMTAKIAQFCDVEEDAVIENRDVETIYTLPLRLQQEGLDDKVCEVLGLDETPEADMREWRNLENRVLNLSKKVKIALVGKYVSLQDAYLSVAESLRHAGYAHDAEIDIDWIDSETITAENVQEILGDADGILVPGGFGNRGIEGKIQAIKYARENNVPFQGICLGLQVASIEFARNVLGYTDANSTEINPNTEHPVIDLMTTQSGLENLGGTQRLGLYPCALKEGSKARELYNDEALVEERHRHRWEFNNAYREEFEAAGMVFSGTSPDGNLVEIVEIPEHPFFVASQFHPEFISRPDRPQAIFNGFIGAALEA
- the rpoE gene encoding DNA-directed RNA polymerase subunit delta encodes the protein MELKGFAGQNKEQLSMVEVAYQILVETNNVFEFNDLLAEIQDFLNMPQDELESKMANFYTEMNYDGSFISLGDNRWGLREWYAVDSIDEEIVSSIDDDDIKAKHKGSKSLLASVEDEDLIDYASDDPEDVDYVEDEEDYDDEEEDEEDEISAYSSDLGELGDDEEEEDLEDGLEGDLSLVDEDDDEEDEEDF
- a CDS encoding DUF1934 domain-containing protein, whose amino-acid sequence is MANAGKQAIQLKVKNYIQQDRDGQQVQEEFTTKTKGYYYEVGEAIYVEYEEKITENIVAVRLKFEANDKVTIRRQVNGTETTMNLVKGKKTDILYHVTDAQAITFQGQLNLLNVDQNDADTFNARMAYNLYQSEEMIGQYQIELQTRVHV